In the Quercus lobata isolate SW786 chromosome 5, ValleyOak3.0 Primary Assembly, whole genome shotgun sequence genome, one interval contains:
- the LOC115992311 gene encoding mitochondrial arginine transporter BAC2-like, translated as MNFWPEFLASSWGREFVAGGFGGIGGVITGYPLDTIRIWQQQSSKASSAFSILRNVVATGGPAALYKGMAAPLASVTFQNAMVFQIYAVLSQALDSSVSATDPPSYKGVVLGGFGTGAFQSLILTPVELVKIRLQLQNNSYTKLHQSDPYKGPVSVATSIFRTEGIKGMYRGLTITLLRDAPSHGFYFYTYEYLSEQLHPGCRKSGQESLNTMLVAGGLAGVASWVSCYPLDVVKTRLQAQSLSSPQKYTGIVDCFGRIVKDEGYHMLWRGLGTTVARAFVVNGAIFSSYEIALRCLFNNRSIQK; from the exons ATGAATTTCTGGCCAGAGTTTCTTGCAAGCAGTTGGGGTAGAGAATTTGTGGCTGGAGGCTTTGGAGGTATTGGTGGTGTAATCACTGGTTATCCGCTTGACACCATCCGTATCTGGCAACAACAGTCGTCGAAGGCCAGTTCTGCCTTTAGCATCCTTCGCAATGTCGTGGCCACGGGAGGGCCTGCTGCCCTCTACAAAGGCATGGCTGCACCATTGGCTTCGGTCACCTTTCAG AATGCCATGGTTTTCCAGATCTATGCTGTCCTCTCTCAAGCACTTGACTCATCTGTTTCAGCTACAGATCCTCCTTCCTACAAAGGTGTTGTTCTAGGAGGATTTGGTACTGGTGCTTTTCAGAGCCTAATTCTCACTCCAGTAGAACTAGTAAAAATCCGCCTTCAATTGCAGAACAATAGCTACACAAAACTACATCAGTCAGATCCTTACAAAGGACCAGTTAGTGTTGCCACAAGCATTTTCAGGACAGAAGGTATAAAGGGGATGTACCGAGGTTTAACCATAACCTTGCTAAGGGATGCTCCTTCTCATGGTTTCTACTTCTACACATATGAGTATTTGAGTGAGCAGCTTCACCCTGGCTGCAGAAAGAGTGGCCAAGAAAGCCTCAACACAATGTTGGTTGCAGGAGGTCTAGCAGGAGTTGCCAGTTGGGTTTCATGCTACCCCTTAGATGTTGTAAAGACCAGACTACAGGCTCAATCACTCTCATCTCCACAGAAATACACTGGCATTGTTGATTGCTTTGGCAGGATTGTAAAAGATGAAGGATACCACATGCTTTGGCGAGGATTAGGAACCACAGTTGCTCGGGCTTTTGTGGTGAATGGGGCTATATTCTCTTCTTATGAGATAGCTCTGAGATGCCTGTTCAACAATAGAAGCATTCAAAAGTAG
- the LOC115992310 gene encoding mitochondrial arginine transporter BAC2-like has product MDFWPELLANSWGREFVAGGFGGIAGIISGYPLDTLRVRQQQSSKAGSAISILRNVMATEGPSALYRGMAAPLASVTFQNAMVFQIYAVLSRAFDSSVSAKDPPSYQGVALGGFGTGAVQSLILTPVELVKIRLQLQNNSYTKLHQADPYKGPVSVVKNIFKTEGLKGMYRGLTITLLRDAPAHGFYFYTYEYMREQLHPGCRKSGQESLNTMLVAGGLAGVASWVSCYPLDVVKTRLQAQSLSSLQQYTGIVDCFRRIVKDEGYHVLWRGLGTAVARAFVVNGAIFSSYEIALRCLFNNGSIQTENAI; this is encoded by the exons ATGGATTTCTGGCCAGAGCTTCTTGCAAACAGTTGGGGTAGAGAATTTGTGGCTGGTGGCTTTGGAGGTATTGCTGGTATAATCTCTGGTTATCCGCTTGACACTCTCCGAGTCCGGCAACAGCAGTCTTCGAAAGCAGGTTCGGCCATCAGCATCCTGCGCAATGTGATGGCCACAGAAGGCCCTTCTGCTCTCTACAGAGGCATGGCTGCACCATTAGCTTCTGTCACCTTTCAG AATGCTATGGTTTTCCAGATCTATGCTGTCCTCTCTCGGGCATTTGACTCATCTGTTTCAGCTAAGGATCCTCCTTCCTACCAAGGCGTTGCTCTAGGAGGATTTGGTACTGGTGCTGTTCAGAGCCTAATTCTCACTCCAGTAGAACTAGTAAAAATCCGGCTTCAATTGCAGAACAATAGCTACACAAAACTACATCAGGCAGATCCTTACAAAGGACCTGTGAGTGTTGTGAAAAACATATTCAAAACAGAAGGTTTAAAGGGAATGTACCGAGGTTTAACCATAACATTGCTAAGGGATGCACCTGCTCATGGCTTCTACTTCTACACATATGAGTATATGAGGGAGCAGCTTCACCCTGGCTGTAGAAAGAGTGGCCAAGAAAGCCTCAACACAATGTTAGTAGCAGGAGGGCTAGCAGGAGTTGCCAGCTGGGTTTCCTGCTACCCTTTAGATGTTGTAAAGACCAGACTACAGGCACAATCACTCTCATCTCTACAGCAATATACTGGCATTGTTGATTGCTTCCGCAGGATTGTCAAAGACGAAGGATATCATGTGCTTTGGCGAGGATTAGGAACTGCTGTTGCTAGGGCATTTGTGGTGAATGGGGCTATATTCTCTTCTTATGAGATAGCTCTGAGGTGCCTATTCAACAATGGAAGCATTCAAACGGAGAATGCAATTTAG